The following are encoded together in the Acidovorax sp. KKS102 genome:
- the rpsG gene encoding 30S ribosomal protein S7 gives MPRRREVPKREILPDPKFGNVELSKFMNVIMEGGKKAVAERIIYGALELIEKKHPDKDPLEAFTVAINNVKPMVEVKSRRVGGANYQVPVEVRPVRRLALSMRWIKEAARKRGEKSMAQRLANELLEATEGRGGAMKKRDEVHRMAEANKAFSHFRF, from the coding sequence ATGCCACGTCGTCGCGAAGTCCCCAAACGTGAAATCCTGCCGGATCCCAAGTTCGGCAATGTAGAGCTGTCCAAATTCATGAACGTGATCATGGAAGGCGGCAAGAAGGCGGTTGCAGAGCGCATCATTTACGGCGCCCTGGAGCTGATCGAGAAGAAGCACCCCGATAAGGACCCTCTGGAAGCCTTCACCGTTGCCATCAACAACGTGAAGCCCATGGTGGAAGTGAAGTCCCGCCGCGTCGGCGGTGCCAACTACCAGGTGCCTGTGGAAGTGCGTCCCGTCCGTCGTCTGGCCCTGTCCATGCGCTGGATCAAGGAAGCCGCCCGCAAGCGCGGTGAAAAGTCGATGGCCCAACGCCTGGCCAACGAACTGCTGGAAGCCACCGAAGGCCGTGGCGGCGCCATGAAGAAGCGTGACGAAGTGCACCGCATGGCCGAAGCCAACAAGGCATTCAGCCACTTCCGCTTCTAA
- the rpsL gene encoding 30S ribosomal protein S12, translated as MPTINQLVRQGREVEKTKSKSPAMENSPQRRGVCTRVYTTTPKKPNSALRKVAKVRLTNGFEVISYIGGEGHNLQEHSVVLVRGGRVKDLPGVRYHIVRGSLDLQGVKDRKQARSKYGAKKPKAK; from the coding sequence ATGCCAACCATTAATCAACTGGTCCGTCAGGGGCGCGAGGTCGAAAAGACCAAGTCCAAGAGCCCTGCGATGGAAAACTCTCCACAGCGCCGTGGCGTGTGCACCCGTGTGTACACCACGACGCCTAAGAAGCCTAACTCCGCTCTGCGTAAGGTCGCCAAGGTGCGCCTGACCAACGGTTTTGAGGTGATCTCCTACATCGGCGGTGAAGGCCACAACCTGCAAGAACACAGCGTGGTGCTGGTTCGCGGCGGTCGTGTGAAGGACTTGCCCGGTGTGCGTTACCACATCGTGCGTGGTTCGCTGGACTTGCAAGGCGTGAAAGACCGCAAGCAAGCCCGCTCCAAGTACGGCGCGAAGAAGCCAAAGGCCAAGTAA
- a CDS encoding D-alanyl-D-alanine carboxypeptidase family protein, whose translation MKRILSALRSLAVFAAVAPAAFGAFAQAPQPPEIAARTYMLVDVTANQVLAAKDIDAPVEQASLTKLMTGYLVFDALRSKKISLDQKLPVSVRAWKMPGSRMFIDPKMQVPVEDLIKGMIVQSGNDATMALAEGVGGTAENFVKLMNDQAQALGMKGTSYKNPEGLTEPGHTTTARDLSVLAMRLMKDFPEYMHYYSTKQYSYPGTPASNGSNRNSLLFRDPTVDGLKTGHTAAAGYCLVATSKREFPGVGQRRLLSIVLGAASENARANESQKLLNWGYTAFEAVKLFDAGKPVATPAVWKGTASTLKIGREEAIVVAVPSGSAGKITTQIARPDPLVAPYTKGQAIGTLKVMLGDQSIGEVPLVALEAVEQAGILGRAWDAIRLWIR comes from the coding sequence ATGAAACGAATCCTGTCTGCGTTGCGATCCCTGGCCGTCTTTGCTGCGGTGGCCCCGGCTGCCTTTGGCGCTTTTGCCCAGGCGCCCCAGCCCCCCGAAATCGCCGCGCGCACCTACATGCTGGTGGATGTCACTGCCAACCAGGTGCTGGCCGCCAAGGACATCGACGCGCCGGTGGAGCAGGCCTCGCTCACCAAGCTCATGACGGGCTACCTGGTGTTTGACGCGCTGCGCTCCAAGAAGATCTCGCTGGACCAGAAGCTGCCCGTGAGCGTGCGCGCCTGGAAGATGCCCGGCTCGCGCATGTTCATCGACCCCAAGATGCAGGTGCCGGTCGAAGACCTGATCAAGGGCATGATCGTGCAGTCTGGCAACGACGCCACCATGGCCCTGGCCGAAGGCGTGGGCGGCACGGCCGAGAACTTCGTCAAGCTCATGAACGACCAAGCGCAGGCGCTGGGCATGAAGGGCACGAGCTACAAAAACCCCGAAGGCCTGACCGAGCCCGGCCACACTACCACGGCGCGCGACCTCTCCGTGCTGGCCATGCGGCTGATGAAGGACTTCCCGGAGTACATGCACTATTACTCCACCAAGCAGTACAGCTACCCCGGCACCCCGGCATCGAACGGCAGCAACCGCAATTCGCTGCTGTTCCGCGACCCCACGGTGGACGGCCTCAAGACCGGCCACACCGCCGCTGCGGGCTACTGTTTGGTGGCTACGTCCAAGCGTGAATTCCCCGGTGTGGGCCAGCGCCGCCTGCTGTCCATCGTGCTGGGTGCCGCAAGCGAAAACGCGCGCGCGAACGAAAGCCAGAAGCTGCTGAACTGGGGCTACACCGCGTTCGAGGCGGTCAAGCTGTTTGACGCTGGCAAGCCGGTTGCAACGCCAGCCGTCTGGAAGGGCACTGCAAGCACCCTCAAGATCGGCCGCGAAGAAGCCATCGTGGTGGCGGTGCCGTCCGGCAGCGCCGGCAAGATCACCACCCAGATCGCCCGCCCCGATCCGCTGGTCGCGCCCTACACCAAGGGCCAGGCCATCGGCACCCTCAAGGTCATGCTGGGCGACCAGTCCATCGGCGAAGTGCCTCTGGTGGCGCTGGAGGCCGTGGAGCAGGCCGGCATCCTGGGCCGTGCATGGGACGCCATTCGCCTCTGGATCAGGTAA
- a CDS encoding alpha/beta hydrolase: MNAQTERLTLSGPAGAIEAVRDSATLADGAAPRGVAIIAHPHPLFGGTMDNKVVQTLARAFVQCGWTAVRFNFRGVGATAGVYDEGRGELQDLLAVVEQVAPAAVGQPLALAGFSFGAFVTSHALEALWPTQRVEKAVLVGTAASRFTVAPVPPDAHLRTLVVHGEQDDTVPLSAVMDWARPQILPVTVVPSGGHFFHGQLPLLKNLVVRHLQSGA; the protein is encoded by the coding sequence GTGAATGCCCAGACCGAACGCCTGACCCTGTCCGGCCCCGCAGGCGCCATCGAGGCCGTGCGCGACAGCGCCACCCTGGCCGATGGCGCGGCGCCCCGCGGCGTCGCCATCATTGCCCACCCCCACCCGCTGTTTGGCGGCACCATGGACAACAAGGTGGTGCAGACCCTGGCGCGCGCGTTTGTGCAGTGTGGCTGGACGGCGGTGCGCTTCAACTTCCGCGGCGTGGGCGCCACGGCCGGCGTGTACGACGAAGGCCGGGGCGAGTTGCAGGACCTGCTGGCCGTGGTGGAGCAGGTGGCGCCCGCCGCTGTGGGCCAACCCCTGGCGCTGGCGGGGTTTTCTTTCGGGGCGTTTGTCACCAGCCACGCCCTGGAGGCCCTCTGGCCCACGCAGCGCGTGGAAAAGGCCGTGCTGGTCGGCACGGCCGCCAGCCGCTTCACGGTGGCCCCGGTGCCGCCCGACGCCCACCTGCGCACGCTGGTCGTGCACGGCGAGCAGGACGACACCGTGCCGCTGTCGGCCGTGATGGACTGGGCCCGGCCCCAGATACTGCCTGTCACAGTCGTCCCCTCGGGCGGTCATTTCTTTCACGGACAATTGCCGCTTCTGAAGAACCTGGTGGTCCGCCACCTGCAATCGGGCGCCTGA